AACGGTGGAGGTTCCCAGATTGGTCAAATTGACGACGATGGAATTCGACTCCCCCCTGCGGAAGGCGACCGGCAAGGTCACCCCGTCTTCGTCATCGCTGCCGTGGATGTCATCCCCGGTCGCCGTTGCGTTGGTCTGGGCGGTGGATTCGGCATCCACGGTGGCCCCCAAACGGATGTTGGCATTGCGGGTGCTGCTGGCACTGCCGAACAAGCTGTAATCCCCAAAATCCGACGTCTGAGCCGCCACCTCTCCGGCTGAAAGCAGCAAAAACCCGGCCACCAGTGCCGCCATCCAGGCAAAAAGCCGCCCCCATAAAATGGCGCGGCTGAAGTAGAGATGACAAGGACGGCGGATCATGCGGCAGCGGATTCTCGATCAATGGGCCAGGTTCAGGCTGCAGGCGCGGCCCCGCCTTCTGCGGACCAGCCCGCCCAGCATGGCCACGCCCAGCAGCAGCACGGATCCCGGTTCCGGGACAGGCACCAGACTGGTCTGGAGGGTGTAGCCCTGGCCACCGCCGAAGGTGCCGTCCAGATTGCCGTAAATGGCGGTGTTGGCATCGTCCAGAAGCCAGACGTAGGAGACAGTACCAATGGGATCTGCCGGATCTGGAATGATCCAGTTGTCGCCATTGTCCCCCACATTCGTACCGTCTGCGACGAGCGCCCACTCGGTGCCAGCCTCCCGGTTTTTGGTGTTATAGACCCAAAAATAGACCACCTCACCCTGAGTGAAGATGTCCGTGGGGACGGGCGCATCACTGGAGGTTCCATCCGGATTGTGATCAATGGTTTTCGAAAATGACTGGACTCCAGGGTCCCAGCTTCCATCACTTTCAGAAGCCGTGGCAAAGACCTGCCAGTTGGCCGCCCAGTCATTCAGATTTTCCGAGGTCGGGACAAATCCGCCGGCAAAAATGCCCGCTTCAAAGGTAAAACCGCCGTCTAGCGGCTGCTCACTGGCATCAAAAAGCAGGTCATTAAAATTACTTTCCCAAAAGATGGTGCTGGCATCCGCCCGTGGAATCCCATGGAAAACTGCCAGGGCAGCCAAGGGAACAACCAGGCGATGAAGAAGGGGGATTTTCATGACAATGAAGGGGCTGACATTGGGCGACGTGAAGGCTCCACATGGGTAAGGATCTCACTCAATATGGAAATTATATCTCGATCTTGTAATTATCAATAACGTAATTGATAGAATTTTAAGTTTTCAAAACTATTTTGGCACTGCCTAAAGCTGACAGCCAAGCGATGGACAAGCCTTACTAATCGTCGGCGAACGTCCCGGCGAACTCCGAGATCCTCGCTCTGGTCCCCTCACCCTGGCCTTGCGTTTTCGGGCGGCATTGTTCACCGTGT
The Prosthecobacter sp. SYSU 5D2 genome window above contains:
- a CDS encoding PEP-CTERM sorting domain-containing protein, with the protein product MKIPLLHRLVVPLAALAVFHGIPRADASTIFWESNFNDLLFDASEQPLDGGFTFEAGIFAGGFVPTSENLNDWAANWQVFATASESDGSWDPGVQSFSKTIDHNPDGTSSDAPVPTDIFTQGEVVYFWVYNTKNREAGTEWALVADGTNVGDNGDNWIIPDPADPIGTVSYVWLLDDANTAIYGNLDGTFGGGQGYTLQTSLVPVPEPGSVLLLGVAMLGGLVRRRRGRACSLNLAH